The Garra rufa chromosome 23, GarRuf1.0, whole genome shotgun sequence genome includes a region encoding these proteins:
- the LOC141298978 gene encoding protocadherin gamma-A6-like gives MALFKQATFVWILLISLLSYLAGNVMPRQIVYTVSEEVSPGTFVGNLAKDLNLKVDDLESRGLRIVSATSKNNFAVNLKTGVLYVKETMDREQLCPNTHTCTVSLEAIVNNPLNVYSIEVKISDINDNSPHFAEKAQYIQISELTLPGTKFPLLSAEDPDVGSNSVTTYKVSNNPFFSLEVNTDAESGPSPELVLQKALDRERQSTIQLVLTAMDGGKPSRSSTTSVIVSVLDANDNAPVFSKTVYKTQVLENVPIGTTILKLNATDPDEGLNGQVVYKFKQGQKGIADKFAVNNTTGEITVIGTLDYEDINAYEIRVEAWDRGQSPLASHCKVLVEILDINDNAPDITLSSLLDNVSEDAKQGTVIAFITVQDKDGGKNGKVHCSIPQNSPFILQTSQGKYYSLVLSQTLDREETALYNISVTATDEGTPPLSKNTVIAIHISDVNDNAPRFQNSAINVYVKENSPAGGQIATVSAQDYDYGENAQVTYSLLDSPSVPLSTAISINSVTGEIYSMQTFNYEQVKSLQFHVQATDSGVPPLCSNATINVFILDENDNSPVILPPYSEPGSVNSENIPYSAEAGYFVAKIRAVDADSGYNALLIYHLTEPKGTNLFRIGSSTGEIRTKRRMSDNDLKTHPLLITVSDNGEPSLSATMSMEVVVVESLDDIKTSFREVPVKEESFSDLNLYLLIAIVSVSVIFLLSLVGFIAAKCYRTDGSFSRYSAPVISTHPDGSWSFSKSTQQYDVCFSSDTIKSDVVVFPSPFPPADAELISINSGDTFTRTQTLPTSEKVRHW, from the coding sequence ATGGCATTGTTTAAACAAGCTACGTTTGTATGGATTCTCCTTATATCCTTGCTGTCCTATCTAGCCGGGAATGTGATGCCGCGGCAGATTGTTTATACGGTGTCCGAGGAGGTGAGTCCGGGAACATTTGTTGGAAATCTAGCCAAGGATTTAAATCTAAAAGTGGATGATTTAGAGTCGCGTGGGCTGAGGATTGTTTCAGCTACATCTAAGAACAATTTTGCGGTGAATTTAAAAACGGGCGTTCTTTATGTGAAAGAGACAATGGATAGAGAGCAACTGTGCCCCAATACTCACACTTGCACAGTAAGCTTGGAAGCCATTGTTAATAATCCTTTGAATGTTTACAGTATAGAAGTAAAAATATCAGATATCAACGACAACTCCCCTCATTTTGCAGAAAAAGCTCAATATATCCAAATATCTGAGCTAACATTACCGGGAACCAAATTTCCCTTGCTTAGCGCAGAAGATCCAGATGTGGGAAGCAACTCAGTTACCACGTATAAAGTATCAAACAATCCGTTTTTTAGCCTAGAAGTGAATACAGATGCAGAAAGTGGTCCTTCTCCCGAGTTGGTCCTGCAAAAAGCGttagacagagagagacagtCTACAATCCAGCTGGTTTTAACTGCTATGGATGGCGGAAAACCTTCAAGGTCTAGCACAACGAGTGTTATTGTCAGTGTTTTGGATGCAAATGACAACGCACCGGTATTTTCTAAGACTGTGTACAAAACTCAGGTATTAGAAAACGTGCCTATCGGCACTACAATACTGAAGCTTAATGCCACTGATCCTGATGAGGGTCTTAATGGCCAAGTCGTGTATAAATTCAAACAAGGCCAAAAAGGAATAGCAGATAAGTTTGCCGTCAACAACACCACAGGGGAAATAACAGTTATTGGCACTTTGGATTATGAGGACATCAATGCGTACGAGATCCGCGTGGAGGCCTGGGACAGAGGCCAGAGTCCGCTTGCATCTCACTGCAAAGTCCTTGTGGAAATACTTGACATCAACGATAATGCACCTGACATTACACTCTCGTCGCTGCTGGATAATGTAAGTGAAGATGCAAAACAAGGCACTGTAATAGCCTTTATCACGGTCCAAGACAAAGATGGAGGAAAAAATGGAAAAGTGCATTGTTCTATTCCGCAAAACTCTCCTTTTATATTACAGACCTCACAGGGGAAATACTATTCGCTTGTTTTGAGCCAAACTCTTGACAGAGAAGAAACCGCGCTGTATAATATTTCAGTTACGGCTACAGATGAAGGAACCCCACCTCTGTCAAAAAACACGGTTATAGCAATTCATATTTCTGATGTGAATGACAACGCTCCTCGATTTCAGAATTCAGCTATTAACGTTTATGTGAAAGAAAATAGTCCAGCTGGTGGTCAGATAGCCACAGTTTCTGCCCAAGATTATGACTATGGAGAGAACGCGCAGGTAACTTATTCATTACTTGATAGTCCCAGTGTCCCTTTATCGACAGCAATCAGCATAAACTCTGTGACTGGTGAGATATACAGCATGCAGACTTTCAACTATGAGCAGGTAAAATCCTTGCAGTTCCATGTTCAGGCAACAGACTCCGGTGTTCCTCCTCTGTGCAGTAATGCGACTATAAATGTGTTTATTCTCGATGAGAATGACAACAGTCCGGTTATTTTACCGCCTTATTCTGAACCTGGATCAGTTAATAGTGAGAACATTCCCTACTCTGCTGAAGCGGGATACTTTGTAGCCAAGATCAGAGCTGTTGATGCTGACTCTGGATATAACGCACTTCTGATTTATCATCTAACTGAACCCAAAGGAACGAATCTCTTCCGCATTGGAAGCAGCACTGGAGAAATAAGGACTAAGAGACGCATGAGTGACAATGACTTAAAAACTCACCCACTTCTGATCACGGTGTCTGATAATGGAGAGCCATCACTCTCAGCGACTATGTCCATGGAAGTTGTGGTGGTTGAGAGTCTGGATGATATAAAGACATCATTCAGAGAAGTTCCTGTTAAAGAGGAGAGTTTTTCAGATCTGAATCTGTATCTGCTCATCGCTATTGTCTCAGTATCAGTCATCTTTTTACTGAGTCTCGTGGGTTTTATAGCAGCTAAATGCTACAGGACAGACGGCAGTTTCAGCAGGTACAGCGCTCCAGTGATCAGCACACATCCAGACGGCAGCTGGTCCTTCTCTAAATCCACACAACAGTACGACGTGTGTTTTAGTTCAGACACAATAAAGAGTGATGTAGTAGTTTTTCCCTCGCCGTTTCCTCCAGCAGATGCGGAGCTGATCAGCATTAATAGCGGAGATACATTTACGCGCACACAAACTCTTCCTACCTCAGAAAAGGTAAGACACTGGTGA